In Vibrio sp. FE10, the following are encoded in one genomic region:
- a CDS encoding LysM peptidoglycan-binding domain-containing protein — protein MRHFFPALSLICASLSFAVMAENSEQPLTIKQGAPEAYVVVKGDTLWDISAMYLDSPWLWPRLWQVNPEIENPHLIYPGDKLSLVWINGEPVLSLKPVIKLSPKIRVSEKKAVPTVNEGLVLPYLQSDRLVEQQDIQSAQRVLGTSDGKRFLSGEDRLFISGNQQHQKWGIYRSVETYQRQQPQASMTSLRLVATARLKEVDAEFSSLQIETQLQEVLLNDLVLPELGVDQVKLSTTFYPAPSAAGQFANILGSLDGSQYSAKNQVVVINKGSQDNLRQGSMFTLSESGAVVFGKQGEYSYKESAASDKVQLPSTSLGSLMVIRPYEYFSLALITQSSKPVSNDILAVSPLDLALTEEVKDTE, from the coding sequence ATGCGTCATTTTTTCCCCGCTTTATCTCTTATTTGTGCCTCGCTTTCGTTCGCCGTTATGGCTGAAAATAGTGAGCAACCTTTAACCATAAAACAAGGCGCACCCGAGGCGTATGTGGTGGTTAAGGGGGATACCTTATGGGATATCTCCGCGATGTATCTCGATAGCCCTTGGTTGTGGCCAAGGTTATGGCAGGTAAATCCTGAAATAGAAAACCCTCATCTTATTTACCCTGGAGACAAGTTGTCTCTGGTTTGGATTAATGGCGAGCCTGTATTGAGCCTCAAACCCGTCATCAAACTAAGCCCTAAGATTCGTGTCTCTGAGAAGAAAGCAGTCCCTACCGTGAATGAGGGGCTGGTTTTGCCGTATCTACAGTCTGATCGCTTGGTGGAGCAGCAAGATATCCAATCTGCTCAACGAGTGTTGGGGACCAGTGATGGTAAACGTTTCTTATCAGGTGAAGACCGACTATTTATCTCGGGCAATCAGCAACATCAAAAATGGGGCATCTACCGTTCTGTCGAAACTTACCAACGACAGCAACCTCAAGCGAGTATGACTTCTTTGCGTTTGGTCGCCACGGCGCGCTTGAAAGAGGTGGATGCTGAGTTCAGTAGTTTGCAGATCGAGACTCAGCTGCAAGAGGTGTTACTTAATGACCTCGTGTTACCCGAACTTGGCGTTGATCAGGTGAAGCTCTCAACCACATTTTATCCAGCGCCTAGTGCTGCGGGGCAGTTTGCTAATATCTTGGGTTCATTAGACGGCAGCCAATACAGCGCAAAGAATCAGGTGGTCGTTATTAATAAAGGTTCACAGGACAATCTTCGCCAAGGATCTATGTTTACGCTTAGTGAAAGCGGCGCGGTGGTGTTTGGTAAGCAGGGTGAATATAGCTATAAAGAGTCGGCAGCGAGCGATAAGGTGCAGTTGCCAAGTACCTCACTCGGTAGTTTGATGGTCATTCGTCCTTATGAGTATTTTAGCCTCGCGTTGATCACTCAGAGCTCTAAGCCGGTTAGCAATGATATTCTGGCGGTATCGCCTTTGGACCTTGCTTTGACGGAAGAGGTTAAGGACACCGAGTGA
- the def gene encoding peptide deformylase — protein MSVLQVLTLPDDRLRTVAKPVKEVTPEIQKFVDDMIETMYDEEGIGLAATQVDFHQRIVVIDISETRDEPMVLINPEITDKRGEDGIEEGCLSVPGARALVPRAAEVTVKALDREGNEFTFDADDLLAICVQHELDHLEGKLFVDYLSPLKRKRIQDKLAKIKRFNEKQG, from the coding sequence ATGTCTGTATTACAAGTATTAACATTACCAGATGATCGTCTACGTACCGTGGCGAAACCGGTAAAAGAAGTTACCCCAGAGATTCAAAAGTTCGTTGATGACATGATTGAAACCATGTACGACGAAGAAGGTATCGGCCTTGCGGCAACGCAAGTAGATTTCCACCAGCGCATCGTTGTTATCGATATTTCAGAAACACGTGACGAGCCTATGGTTCTGATCAACCCTGAAATTACCGACAAACGTGGCGAAGATGGTATCGAAGAAGGCTGTCTATCTGTACCAGGCGCTCGAGCTCTAGTTCCTCGCGCTGCAGAAGTAACGGTTAAAGCTTTAGACCGTGAAGGCAACGAATTCACATTCGACGCTGACGACCTTCTGGCTATCTGTGTTCAGCACGAACTTGACCACCTAGAAGGCAAGTTGTTTGTTGATTACCTATCGCCACTAAAGCGCAAACGTATTCAAGATAAGCTAGCGAAGATTAAACGTTTCAACGAGAAACAAGGTTAA
- the dprA gene encoding DNA-processing protein DprA gives MNEQQLSAWLTLSFVPQLGGKRLARLLSIDSPSNIVGYSSHQLQAIGLSAKQIAYLREQAPREVEACLEWQARQPNHHIITPNCSHYPKLLNEIASAPSVLFVKGHVEKLIEPQIAMVGSRNASIEGLQTAKSFAKEFVQNGLIVTSGLALGIDGYAHDGALDKGGETFAVLGSGLDSIYPARHRNLAERICENGALISEFRPSAKPRPEHFPRRNRIISGLSLGTLVVEAAEKSGSLITARYAMEQGREVFALPGSIHSPTSRGGNSLIKAGACLVQNAQDVLIEIRSLLDWSIDQQPSLFEPTPNEGENEQLPFPQLLANVGLEATPVDILAQRTHIPVHEVMMQLLELELSGHVVAVSGGYIRKGRG, from the coding sequence GTGAATGAGCAACAACTGAGTGCTTGGTTAACTCTAAGTTTTGTTCCGCAACTGGGTGGCAAGCGCCTTGCTCGTTTGCTGAGTATTGATTCTCCTTCTAATATTGTTGGCTACTCAAGTCATCAGCTGCAAGCGATTGGCTTGTCTGCCAAGCAAATTGCCTATCTAAGAGAGCAAGCCCCAAGAGAAGTGGAGGCTTGCCTAGAGTGGCAAGCAAGACAACCCAACCATCACATCATTACCCCGAATTGCTCGCATTATCCCAAACTGCTGAATGAGATCGCCTCTGCACCAAGTGTTCTTTTCGTTAAAGGTCACGTTGAAAAGCTGATCGAGCCTCAAATCGCGATGGTCGGCAGTCGCAATGCCAGTATTGAAGGGCTACAGACAGCGAAGTCCTTTGCCAAAGAGTTTGTGCAAAATGGCTTGATCGTCACGAGTGGATTAGCGTTGGGCATTGACGGCTATGCTCATGATGGTGCTTTGGATAAAGGAGGGGAGACTTTCGCGGTGCTGGGCTCTGGTTTAGATTCCATTTATCCTGCGCGGCACAGAAACCTAGCGGAGAGGATCTGTGAGAATGGGGCACTGATTTCAGAGTTTCGTCCAAGCGCAAAACCAAGACCTGAACATTTCCCTAGACGTAACCGTATTATAAGTGGATTGTCGCTCGGAACCTTGGTGGTTGAAGCTGCTGAGAAAAGTGGCTCTTTGATTACGGCTCGCTATGCCATGGAGCAAGGTCGAGAGGTGTTTGCGCTGCCCGGTTCAATTCATAGCCCAACCAGTCGCGGAGGTAACAGCTTAATTAAAGCTGGAGCATGTTTAGTACAAAATGCTCAAGATGTTCTGATTGAAATAAGGAGTCTGTTAGACTGGTCTATAGATCAGCAGCCCAGTTTGTTCGAGCCTACGCCGAATGAGGGTGAAAATGAGCAATTGCCATTTCCACAGCTGTTAGCTAACGTAGGATTAGAGGCGACACCCGTTGATATTTTGGCACAGAGAACCCATATACCTGTGCATGAGGTCATGATGCAGCTTTTAGAGCTTGAGCTCTCAGGGCATGTTGTTGCAGTTTCCGGTGGCTATATTCGAAAGGGGAGAGGCTAA